Genomic segment of Pseudomonas sp. DY-1:
CCAGGGTGCTGCTGCTGCCGGCGACTTTCTCGGCGTGCTGGCGAATGGTGCCCACCAGTTCGCCGAGATAGTCGCGCAGGCGATTGAGCGAGTCTTCGATGCGACGCAGGTCGAGCGTGCGGGAGCCCAGGGCTATGGGGCGGCTGAAATCGCCGGCGGCCCAGGCTCCCAGGGCGCTGACCAGACGCCCGAGCACCTGGGTCAGGCGGCGCTGGATGCGGTCGATGCACAGGGCGATGAGCAGAATCAGGCCGATCATCAGGCCTTGCATGACCCGCACTTCAGCCTGGATGCGACCGTGTTCGGCACGCACTTCGGGCTCCAGGGCGGCCAGCGCGGTTTGCAGGGCATCCACGCGCTGGGTGGTGGCGGCGGCGAGTTCGCTGCGCCGCTGGATCAGGTCGCGGGTGCGCGCCAGTTCGCCCGGATAACGCTTGAGCAGACCGGCCAGTTCACGCTTGAGGGCGATGCCGCGATCTTCGGTCTGGCTGGTTTCATTGCTGCTTTCCAGGCCCATCATCGCGGCGAAGTCATCGGCGGCCGAATTGCTGCTGTCGGCCACGCCGAGCAGGGGCAGTTGGTCCAGCCGGGCGCTGTCACGACCGAGTGCCTCCAGTTCGCGCTCGACGTCGGCGGCCAGTTCGTCGCGCCCGCTGGCCACCAGCTTCGCGCGGGCCTGGCTGAGGCGGTTGAGGTGCTGGGCGGCGGCGAACAAGGGGGCTCGATAATCGCTGGCAGGCGGCGAGCTGGCGGAGTCGGCGTACTGGGCGAGCTGGTCGAGGGAGCCGGCGATTTCCCGCTCGGCCTGGATCAGCAGGCCCTGGGGATCACCTGCCAGCTTGCCGGCTGCGAGCAGTTCGTCGCGCGTGAATTCGCGCAGCTCAACAAAGCTGGGGAGCAGGTCCTGGGTCAGTTCGCTCGGGAGCTGGGCGAGGCGTTGCTCCAGGCTGTCGATGCCCTGGGCGGCGGCACTGTGACGCAACGCATCGCCGCTGTTGAGGTAGGCCTGAACGTTGTCCACCACCTCACCCTGGAAACGCTGGGCCAGGTCCAGGTACTGCTCCATGAGTTGATAGGGGCGTTCAAGTGCCCGCTGCGACCACCAGAGCGTGGCTCCCAATGCCAGGCACACGGTGACCAGCAGCAAGGTAATGAGGTTGGTGAGCAGTTTCAGGCGCATCGCGTCCTCGACAGACAGCTGAGGGGATGGCCAGATGATATTGCTGTTTGGTGACAGTCCCGTGACGACGGTTCTCAGTCGCGGTGCAGCTCAACCCGATTACGACCGCCGTGCTTGGCGCAATAGAGCGCTTCGTCCGCCTGCTTGGACAGCTGGTTGATATCGAGGTCGTCATGCAGTTGGGCAATACCGCAGCTGAAAGTGCAGGACAGGTCGTGGGGCTGGGCCGGGTAGCGGATCTCCGCGAAGCGCCGGCGGATTTCCTCCAGCACGCGATGGGCCGCGTCGAGATCGGTATCCGGCAGGACCACCGCGAATTCCTCGCCACCGTAGCGGCCGATATGGTCGGTCTTGCGCAGGCGCTGCTTGAGGAACAGCGCAAGGCTCTTGATCACCCGGTCGCCCATGGGATGGCCATAGGTGTCGTTGACCTTCTTGAAGTGATCGATATCGAGCATGGCGAAGCACAGCGGCTTGCCTTCCCGGCGGGCGCGGGAGCAGGCGTCCTCCAGCAGTTGCAGCGTATGGGTGTGATTGAACAGCCCGGTGAGGCTGTCGCGCACCATGCGTGCCTTCAGGCTGCGAGCCCGCTTGGCGCGAGTACGGACCGTCGCGATCAGGTGGCGCGGCTTGATCGGCTTGGTCAGAAAGTCGTCGCCGCCTTCGCTCATCGCATCCAGCTGTTTGTTGAGGTCATCCTCCGCCGACAGGTAGATGATCGGCACGCTTACATAGCGCTCGTGCTGGCGAATCACCTTGGCCAGCTCGGTACCCAGGCATTCGGGCATGTACATGTCGAGGATGATCAGGTCCGGCTGGAATTCGGCCAGGGCCAGCAGGGTCTTCACCGGCTCGGTGATGACGCGGGTGACGATGCCGGCGGAGTTGAGGATCAGCTCGGTGTGGGTGGCCTGGGCGCGGGAGTCGTCCACCACCAGCACCTTGAAGGGATCGTAGTGGGCGGTGCGGGTCAGGGTTTCCAGTTTTTCCAGCAGGCTGGAGGCATCCAGGGCGCCGGTGAAAAATTCCTGGCCGCCGGCACGCACTGCTGCCAGGCGCGTTGGTGCATCCGCTTCTTCATGGCTGAAGAAAATGATCGGCAGCTTCTGCTCCAGCCCTTGCTGGGCTTCGCGTGCCAGATCCAGGCCCTTGCCGGGGCCGGAAAAGTCTACTTCCAGCACGATCGCAGCCGGATGCCGTTCGGCCATGGCCGAGCGGAAGGCGTTGGCGCTCTCGCAGAGCTGGGCGTTGAGGCCGAAGAACTCCAGTTGCTGGGTCAGGCGTTCGGCACGGTCCTCGCTTTGCAGAGCCAGGTACACCGGCTTGCGCAAGGGCGGAAGGAAGGTCTGCTCGAACTGGTCGCCATGCCGCAACCCGGTGCGCGACAGGCGCTGCATCAACAGGCTGAGTTCGGTGATCAGGTCGCTGGACAGCCGGCCGCGATTCTCTTCCACGCCACGCAAGCATCTGCCAATGGCCACGGCCAGGCGCGTGTGCTCCGGCTGTTCGAAGCGTTCGGCGTAGCGCTGCAGGTTGAGGCTGGCCTCGGCCAGCTCGGTCATGCAGGCCGTGCTCCACTCGCTGCGTTGCAGGCGCTGCCAGATCTCCAGAACATGCCGCGCCTGGTTGATTACTCGCTGGGCGAAGTGGTTCTTGAGTCGGTCGCGGCTGGGATCTTCGTGCTCGGTCATGGCCGGGGATGTCGCCTGGAGACGATCTAGATGATGGCGCCATGCTATCACCTTGTAGGCGGTACGCCAGTGCCATCTGTCCCGATTTTGCGGGGTACGTCAGGTAAATACCGTCAGCAAGTCGCCAAGGCCCCGGAAACACCGCGTGCACCGGCGGTTGGTTTGGTTCGCGGGCACTGCGCCGCGCCTGCGCATCACTTATAGTGCAGGACTTGGCCGCAACGCTCCGGGCGTAACGCGGTCGAACCTATCCGTGCTGATCGAAATTCGAAGGACACTGCCATGCTGGACTGGAAGAAGCGTATGGGCGATGCGCGTGAGCGCGTCGATGATTCGGTTGACGATGTACGCAGCTACCTCGGTGGCATCTGGCTGAGTCGTGCCCTTGGCAGCCTGCTGGCGATCTACCTGCTCGCCTGTGTCGTGGTGGGTTGGTACTGGAGCAGCGAGCCCGATCTCTTCCCAGTGCAGCAGAACGCCCAGGCAGCCGCCGAGCGTGCCGGCCGGCAGATGGTCAGTGGCTACACCACCGTGGAAACCCTGAAGACCGTGGGGCAGACCCTGCTCGACAAGAGCGGCGGTTACCTCTCCAACGACCTCGCCCCACCCGGTCTCTGGCTGGACAATATGCCCAGCTGGGAATACGGCGTACTGGTGCAGGTGCGCGACCTGTCCCGCGCCCTGCGTAAGGACTTCGCTCGCTCCCAGTCGCAGTCCACCGAGGATCCGGACCTGGCCAAGGCCGAGCCGCGCTTCAACTTCGACAACAAGAGCTGGGCGCTGCCCGCGTCCGAGTCCGAGTACAAGGAAGGCATCCGTTCGCTGGACCGCTACCTGGCGCGCCTGTCCGATCCCAAGCAACCCAGCGCACAGTTCTATACCCGTGCCGACAACCTGAACAACTGGTTGGGCGACGTCGCCACTCGCCTCGGTTCGCTGTCCCAGCGCCTGTCCGCCAGCGTTGGCCGGGTGCGCTTGAACACCGACATCAGCCCGGAAGCCGCCGCCGCCACCGGCAAGGTGCCGGAGGTGAGCGAGGAGATCGTCGAGACGCCCTGGCTGCAGATCGACAACGTCTTCTATGAAGCCCGCGGCCAGGCCTGGGCGCTGTCCCACATCCTGCGCGCCATCGAAGTCGACTTCGCCGACGTGCTGGCGAAGAAGAACGCCACCATCAGCGTGCGCCAGATCATCCGTGAACTGGAGGCCGCCCAGGAGCCCCTGTGGAGCCCGATGGTGCTCAACGGCAGCGGCTATGGCGTGCTGGCCAACCACTCGCTGGTGATGGCCAACTACATCTCCCGTGCCAACGCCGCTGTAATCGACCTCCGTCAGTTGCTGGAGCAGGGCTGATGGCCATGGACGATCGCGAGGCGGCCCATCGCGCCGCCTCCGACGCCGAGCAAGTGGCCTGGGTCGATGAGCAGGATCGCCCCCTCGGCGGCCTGCCCCGCGCCCAGCTGAGAGAGCGCGGATTGATTTCCCGAGGCACGTTCATTCTCCTGTTCAACTCCGCCGGCCAGCTCTGCGTGCATCGCCGCACGCTGAGCAAGGCGCTTTATCCGGGCTATTGGGATGTGGCTGCCGGCGGCATGGTGCAGGAAGGTGAGGGCTACGCCGAATCGGCGGCCCGTGAGCTGGAAGAAGAGCTCGGCGTTGGCGGGGTTTCGCTGCGCGAGCATGGCCGCTTCTATTTCGACGAGCCGGGCAATCGTCTCTGGGGCGCGGTGTTCTCCGTCGTCTCCGATGCACCGCTGAAGTTGCAGCCGGAAGAGGTGATGGAGGCACGCTTCATGTCGGTGGATGAGGCGCTTTCCCTGACTCCTTGCTGCCCGGACTCCCTCAAGGCGTTACAGCTTTACCTGGCATCACATACGTGAATGCTCCGGTAGGAGCCCGCTTGCTGGCGACCCCTTCGCGAGCAAGCTCGCTCCTACCAGGGGGGGTAGTCGTTCCCGCTTGGCCAAAGGCCCGCCCCAAACCCGCGTCAGGCGTGGGTTTGTGCAGAATCTCGGACCCTTTCGTGCGGGATGCTGCACGAGGTCGCCAATCTGTCGATCAATGGCGCATTTTCGTACTTAGCATTCGCTGCGAATGCTGATAAATTTCGCCGCCTTTCAAGCCCGGCCACATACCGGGTGCGCTGCCCCTGCCAGAGTGGGGCTTCGCGGTCGGCTCCCCGCCGACCAGTCGCTATCCTGACCCCTACGAGGAAAGCCGGTGGTCAAGAAAGCTTCGTCCTTTGCCGCCCTGGGCGGCCTGGTGTACTCCACCGACAGCGGCCGGCATTGTCCGGATTGCCGCCAACCCATCGATGCGTGCATCTGCAAGCAAGCCGTCGTGCCTGCTGGCGATGGCATTGCCCGCGTGCGCCGTGAAACCAAGGGTCGTGGCGGCAAGACCGTCACCTCCGTCAGCGGCGTGCCGCTGGCCGAGGACGCCCTGAAGGAGTTGGCTACCGCGCTCAAGCGTCGCTGCGGGACGGGTGGAGCCTTGAAGGACGGCGTGATCGAGATCCAGGGCGACCACGTGGACCTGTTGCTTGAAGAACTCGCCAAGCGCGGCTTCAAGGCCAAGAAATCCGGCGGCTGAGCCACGGCTTTCTAAACTGACCGTCAGAGCAGCGGTCAACACTCCAACGTCACACGACCGAATTAACCTGTCCAAGCCCCCGGCATGATCCGGCGGGCATGGCGCTTTTCTATCCCATAGGGGGAAACCGATGTCTGCACGACGCACGCGCAAGGACGATGGCACCAGCTGGACCGTGGCCGACAGCCGCAGTGTCTATGGTATTCGCCATTGGGGGGCCGGCTATTTCGCAATCAACGAAGCGGGCCGCGTCGAAGTGCGCCCGCGTGGAGCCGGCAGCGAGCCGGTGGACTTCTACGACATCGTCGGCGACCTGCGCGAAGCGGGCCTGTCCCTGCCGCTGCTGGTGCGTTTCCCGGATATCCTGCAGGACCGCGTGCGCCAACTGACCGGAGCGTTCGATGCCAACATCGAGCGCCTGGAATATCAGAGCCGCTACACCGCCCTGTACCCGATCAAGGTCAACCAGCAGGAAGCGGTGGTGGAAAACATCATCGCTACCCAGAACGTTTCCA
This window contains:
- a CDS encoding methyl-accepting chemotaxis protein, encoding MRLKLLTNLITLLLVTVCLALGATLWWSQRALERPYQLMEQYLDLAQRFQGEVVDNVQAYLNSGDALRHSAAAQGIDSLEQRLAQLPSELTQDLLPSFVELREFTRDELLAAGKLAGDPQGLLIQAEREIAGSLDQLAQYADSASSPPASDYRAPLFAAAQHLNRLSQARAKLVASGRDELAADVERELEALGRDSARLDQLPLLGVADSSNSAADDFAAMMGLESSNETSQTEDRGIALKRELAGLLKRYPGELARTRDLIQRRSELAAATTQRVDALQTALAALEPEVRAEHGRIQAEVRVMQGLMIGLILLIALCIDRIQRRLTQVLGRLVSALGAWAAGDFSRPIALGSRTLDLRRIEDSLNRLRDYLGELVGTIRQHAEKVAGSSSTLAELNNGLHAGAEDQAGGTAQIRDALGELENTIQQVAGDASLAADASRDAGLAVEQGQSVIDQSLAGLHQLVGEVQNNAQAVERLAEETETIDKVLTVIRGIAEQTNLLALNAAIEAARAGEMGRGFAVVAEEVRSLSQRTAGATAEIQQLIARLQQAARQSVDAMRIQVEHAEASAEQAAAADGALVEVVSAIRTIASMAERIADATAQQSGAVSEIRDHSEQIHQLGGSNLARIDESRSQGERLLRLGGELHTAVQAFRV
- a CDS encoding PleD family two-component system response regulator; its protein translation is MTEHEDPSRDRLKNHFAQRVINQARHVLEIWQRLQRSEWSTACMTELAEASLNLQRYAERFEQPEHTRLAVAIGRCLRGVEENRGRLSSDLITELSLLMQRLSRTGLRHGDQFEQTFLPPLRKPVYLALQSEDRAERLTQQLEFFGLNAQLCESANAFRSAMAERHPAAIVLEVDFSGPGKGLDLAREAQQGLEQKLPIIFFSHEEADAPTRLAAVRAGGQEFFTGALDASSLLEKLETLTRTAHYDPFKVLVVDDSRAQATHTELILNSAGIVTRVITEPVKTLLALAEFQPDLIILDMYMPECLGTELAKVIRQHERYVSVPIIYLSAEDDLNKQLDAMSEGGDDFLTKPIKPRHLIATVRTRAKRARSLKARMVRDSLTGLFNHTHTLQLLEDACSRARREGKPLCFAMLDIDHFKKVNDTYGHPMGDRVIKSLALFLKQRLRKTDHIGRYGGEEFAVVLPDTDLDAAHRVLEEIRRRFAEIRYPAQPHDLSCTFSCGIAQLHDDLDINQLSKQADEALYCAKHGGRNRVELHRD
- a CDS encoding DUF2333 family protein; translation: MLDWKKRMGDARERVDDSVDDVRSYLGGIWLSRALGSLLAIYLLACVVVGWYWSSEPDLFPVQQNAQAAAERAGRQMVSGYTTVETLKTVGQTLLDKSGGYLSNDLAPPGLWLDNMPSWEYGVLVQVRDLSRALRKDFARSQSQSTEDPDLAKAEPRFNFDNKSWALPASESEYKEGIRSLDRYLARLSDPKQPSAQFYTRADNLNNWLGDVATRLGSLSQRLSASVGRVRLNTDISPEAAAATGKVPEVSEEIVETPWLQIDNVFYEARGQAWALSHILRAIEVDFADVLAKKNATISVRQIIRELEAAQEPLWSPMVLNGSGYGVLANHSLVMANYISRANAAVIDLRQLLEQG
- a CDS encoding NUDIX hydrolase, with product MAMDDREAAHRAASDAEQVAWVDEQDRPLGGLPRAQLRERGLISRGTFILLFNSAGQLCVHRRTLSKALYPGYWDVAAGGMVQEGEGYAESAARELEEELGVGGVSLREHGRFYFDEPGNRLWGAVFSVVSDAPLKLQPEEVMEARFMSVDEALSLTPCCPDSLKALQLYLASHT
- a CDS encoding translation initiation factor Sui1 encodes the protein MVKKASSFAALGGLVYSTDSGRHCPDCRQPIDACICKQAVVPAGDGIARVRRETKGRGGKTVTSVSGVPLAEDALKELATALKRRCGTGGALKDGVIEIQGDHVDLLLEELAKRGFKAKKSGG